The DNA segment CTGACCGGCCTGCATCAGCGTCGGGACGATGTCCTTCATCGTCATGTACAGGACGCCGACCAGCACGCCCGTCTTGACCACCGCCTTCACCAGCTCCCAGAGCGACTGCATGCCGAACATCCGCTTGATGCCGGGCAGCGGGTTGAGCCGGTTGAACTTCGGCTTGAAGAGCTTCGTCGCCACCCGGATGCCGCCCTGGGCGCCGGCGCCGGCCACACCCACGAGCATCATCGTGAGCGCGAGCGGCAGCACCGCCCAGACCGCGCCCATCAGCGCGTCCTTGAGGATGGCGATCCCCTTGCCGGCGTCCGGGTTCTGAATGGTGTCCGGGATCTTCTGGAACAGCTGCTCGGCCTGCTCCATGGCCTTCTTCAGGGTGCGCGGCAGCATGATGCTGGCCGCCAGGATGCCGAACCAGGCGCCCAGGTCGGGCGTCTTGCCCATCTGGCCCTCTTGCTTGGCCTTCTTCAGCTTCTGCGCTGTCGGTTGTTCGGTCTTCTCCCCGGACATGTCACCCCCCGCCGAGCTGGACGACCGCGCTGACCGCCTTGTCGACCAGCGTGTTCAGGATGTTCGGCAGCATCGTGATGGCGAGCCCGGAGAGGGTCACCACCATGAAGATCTTGACCGGGAAGCCGAGCTGGAACGCGTTGAGCGCCGGCGCGACCCGGTTCAGCAGACCGAGCGCCACGTCGGCGAGGAACAGCACCGCGATCAGCGGCCCGGCGATCTGCACGCCGGCCAGGAACATCTCCGCCACGCTTTTGAGCAGCACCTGGCTGGACGTCTCCATGTTGAAACCGGCGTCCAGCGGCATGGTCCGGAAGCTCTGCAGGAAGCCGCGCAGGATCAGTTGATGCCCGTCGCTGGCGAAGAGCAGCGTGACCGCCACCAGGTTGTAGAAGCGGCCGAAGATCGAGCTCTGACTGAACGACATCGGGTCGTAGGCCGAGGCCAGCGTCAGGCCGCCGAAGAGGTCGAGCAGGTCGCCGGCGGCCTGGATGGCGGCGAACAGGATGGCCGTGATGAAACCGAGGGTGGCGCCGATGAAGATCTGCAGCGCGGCACTGAAGATCAGGTCCTGGGTGTCCAGCGACGGCACGTCCTCCCGCAGGTACGGCGCCATCGGCAGGGTGAGGCCGACCGAGAGCAGCGCCTTCACCTGCCCGGGGATGAGCCGCGAGTTGAACGGCGGGCAGACCATCATCCACGCGCCGGTTCGTACCGTTCCCAGCATGATCGCCAGGAACTCCGCGGTGGCGACTTCGTAGTTCATGACCTCAGTACGAGCCGACCAGCGCCGTGATGATCAGACCCCACCCGTTGACCAGCACGAACAGCAGCAGTTTGAACGGGAGGGCCACGGTCACCGGAGGCAGCATCATCATGCCCAGGGACATCAGTGACGCGGACACCACGAGGTCGATGATCAGGAACGGGATGAAGATGACGAATCCGATGATGAACGCGGCCCGCAGCTCGGAGAGGATGAACGCCGGGACCAGCGTGGTCAGCGGGACGTCGTCGATGTTCGCCGGCTTCTTCTCGCCGGACACCCGGATCAGCAGCGCCAGCTCGTCGTCGCTGGTCACCGAGGACATGAAGTCGCGCAGCGGCTCGATGCCGTCGTTGAACGCCTGCGACTGGGTCTTGTCGCCCTTCAAGTACGGCTGCACGCCGACCTCGTTGATCGAGGAGATCGTCGGGCCCATGATGAACAGGCTCAGGAACAGCGCCAGGCCGGCGAGCACCTGGTTGGGCGGCATGGTGGTCAGGCCGAGCGCGTTGCGCGTGATGCCGAGGACCATGAAGACCTTGGTGAACGAGGTGCAGAGCAGCAGCAGGGCCGGGGCCACCGAGAGCGCCGTCAGGCCGAGGACGATCACCAGCGACGAGGCGGGTTTGGACCCGTCGGGGTTCGTACCGTTGATGTTGAGGTTGATGCTCGGCCCGGTCGGTGTCGCGGGCGCCTGCGGCATCGGGGCCTGTGGGGCCGGAGCCCGCGCGACGGGTCCTTGAGCAGGCGGTCTTTCCAGAGCCTGGGGTACGGGTGACAGCAGTGCGCGTTCCGCTCCCACGACAGGGGCCGTGTCCGTTCGATGGGCCATCGCGGCGGCCGGCAGCACGACCAGGGCCAGCCCGGCCACGGCCATCAGGAACAGGATCGCGCGTCGCATCATCGCCTCGCAGTCCGCTCGGGCCGGGCCGTCCGCTCGCGCAGGAAGTCCACCGCCGAGATCCAGGTCCGGGGCGAGAGCGCCGAGCCGTGCAGTCGTCCGCCGTCCGCCGGATGCCGTCCGGGCAACTCACTGCCGTCCAGGTCGACCGGGATGTGCTCCTCGGACGGGTCGGTGATGAACGCGTCGAGATCGTGCTCGGCGAGCAGGCTGACCTCGGTGTCGGTGATGCCGAGGATGAGCGCCCGATCGGCGACCCGCACCACTGCCACCGCGGCGCCCCGGCCGACCTGCTGGCTGCCGAGCACCGAGAGCGCGTCGTTGCCGCGCAGGCCCATCGGCCGCCGGATCACCCGGGCCAGCCCCCACATCAGCAGCAGGACGACCAGGAGCGTGAAGCCCACCTGAAGCAAGAGCTGGAACAAGGTGCTGACTCCTACTCGGCGCCCGGAGCGACGATCTCGGTGATCCGGATGCCGAAGTTCTCGTCGACGACCACGACCTCGCCGCGGGCGATCAACCGGCCGTTGACCAGCAGGTCGGCGGGGCTGCCGGCGGCCCGGTCCAGCTCGACGATCGCGCCCGGGATGAGCGAGAGCAGCTCGCGCACGCTCATCCGGGTGCGGCCCAGCTCGGCCGAGACCTCCATCTCGACGTCGTGCAGCATGTCCAGCCCGCCCCGGCCGCCGAGCACCGCCGCCATCCGGGGCTGCTGCGGGGTGAGGCCACCGGACGGGTCGTCGCCGGGCCACTGGCTCAGCGCCAGGGCCACCACCGCGCCGACCGCCTGGTCGTCGCGGAGCGGAACCGCCACGGCGCCGTCCTTCGCGGCCAGCGCGCTGAGCGCGACCTCGGGCTCCATGAGCTGGCCCGGGTCGAGGACCACCGGTCCGAACACCCGGGCCGCCGCCTCCAGGGCCGGCCGCACCGCGGCGGTCAGGTCCAGTTCGCCGAGCGGGCTCTCCCGCAGCGCGTCCGCGAGATCCTGACCGACGACCACGACGACCTCACCGGAGGCCGCGCCGGTGAAACGCGCGGTGATCGCCTGACCGTCGATCACCGTCGAGGCGTCGGGGACGACCGGGTCCGCGGCGTAGAGCGCCCGGCTGGTGGGCAGGACGGCCAGCGCGGCCTCGGCGGCGTTCCGGGCTAGCGCCAGCTGCGGCGCGGTCATGGTGGGCGCTGTCATTGGGGGCCAGACTCCTTGGACGGGCTCTCGTTGGGCGGCGGCACGACGAGACACGCGAGCCGGGCGCCCTGGTTACCGGGAACTGCATGAGCGAAGACGATCTCGTTGACAGTCACCTCGAGTGGCTTGCTGGTCGCGTGACCGAGCGGCACGACATCCCCGGGGCGTAGATCCACGATGTCATCGGTACGCATCCGAATGGGCTGGAATCGCACTGCTACGTCGATCGGAGCAGCGGAAAGTCCGGCCGTGAGGTTCCGCAGGGCGCGGTCCTTGGCCTGCCGCTCGGCCGCGCTCAGCACGATCGTCTCGGTACGGGACAGCACCGGCAGGATGGTGTTGAACGGCAGGCAGAGGGTGGAGATGCACTCCTCCGCGCCGATCTTCATCTCGAACGAGGCGATCACGACGGCGTCGCCGGGCGCGTGTGCCCGCAGGAACTGCGCGTTGTACTCGATCTCCTTGAGATGCGGCGTGATGTCCACCAGCGTCTCGAAGCCGTACCGCAGCTCGCCCAGCATCCGCTCGATCAGGCCGCGCAGCAGCGGCATCTCGACCTCGGTCAGCGGGCGCTCCGGCTGGGTGCCGCCGGGACCGCCGAGCATGTGGTCGATCGCTGTCATCACCGCGGACTGCGCCAGCTCCAGCAGGACCGTGCCGGGCAGCGGGTCGAGGGTGACCACCGCGATGATCGTGGGGTTGGCGAGCGCGGCGACGTACTCGTCGTAGTTGAGCTGCTCGATCGATATCAGCGAGCAGTTGCTGACCGCCCGGAGCCGGGTGGTCAGCAGGGTGCCGCAGCTCCGGGCGTAGGTCTCGAACGCGATCTGCAGCGTGCGGACATGCTCGCGGGAGAGCTTGATCGGCCGGCGGAAGTCGTACGGCGCCGGGCCTCCACCTTGGCCGCGACGTGAGATCTTGCCGGGGGAGCGGGCGGCGGAGACCGCGGAGGACGACTTGGTCACGTCGTCCTCATCGGCTCATTTCGGGAACCGCTGAGCCGAGGTGACACTTTTTCACCTTTTATGCGTGATGGGCGGATTCCCGACCGGGAATCCGCCCATCAACCGCCGGCTACTGCGTGACGAACGACGTGAAGTACACGTCCATGACCTGCTCGACGCCTTCCTCGGTGGTGTACGCCTTCTTGAGCTTCTCCAAGAACTCCGCCTTCACCGCGTCGCGGCCCTTCTCGGTGGACAGCTCCGCGACCTCGAGACCGGTGTAGGTCTCGATCGCGATGTTGAGGGCCTCGTTGATGTCGACCTCTTCCTCACCGCCCTCCTCGGTCTGCTGGATCGCGAAACCCAGCTTGAGGTAGTGGCCGTCGGCCAGGTTCAGCGTGAGCGTGTTCTCCAGGGCGGTGACGATGCCCTTGACCGGGGCCTCCTCCTCGGCCTCGGCCGAGTCGCCGCGGAGCATGAAGAACGCGCCCGCGCCGCCACCGACGAGCACGACGAGCGCGACGGCAACGATGATGATCAACATCTTCTTGGACTTCTTCGGCGCCTCTTCGGCGGCCGCGTCCTTCTCGTCCTTGGCCATATCGGAACCCCTCTCGTCAGTCGTGGGTGGTGGAGCCGGCGGATTCGGCGGCGGCCTCAGCCTTCGCCTGTGCCGTGGTCTGGCCGGTGTGCAGCTTCGAATCCGAGCCGGCCGCGGAGGGCAGCAACGCCGCCTGGTCGGCGGTGAGTGTCGTCAGGACGACGACGTCCACTCGGCGGTTCTGGGTGATCGACCGCGGATCGGAAGGATCGATCAGCGGCTTGGTGTCGGAGAAGCCCACCGCGGTGAGCCGCTTCTTCGAGATGTCGTGCTCCGTGAAGAACCGGACCACTGTCGACGCACGGGCGGAGGAGAGCTCCCAGCCGCTCGGGTAGAAGGTCGTCTGCGCCTTGAGCTGGTTCGTGTGCCCATCCACCTCGATCTTGTTGGGCAGTTTCGTCAGCGTCGGTGCGATGGCGTTGAGGATCTTCTTGCCACCCGACTTGAGCTCCGCCCGGTTGCCGGCGAAGACGACCTCGTTGGTGACGATGGTGACGATCAGGCCTCGCGAGTCGATGGTGAATTTGGCGTTCCCGAGTAACTTCTCCTTCGACAAGGCGTCGGAGATCCTGTTCTCGATCTTCTTGAGGTCCTCGGCCTCCTTGGCCGCCTTCTCGGCGTTCGCGGAGGCGCTCTTGCGGTCCTCGGCTTTGATGGCCGCCTCGACCGCGGCTTTCTGCTTCTGGTTCAGGCCTTCGGTGCCCGAGGTGCCGTCACCGGGGTTGGAGCCCGGGTCGATCTGCACCACCTGGGCGGTGTTGGCGGCGCCGTCGAGCGGTGCCGACTGCCCGCTGAAAGCCGCACTGTCGGCGCCGAACCCGGCGGAGAGGCCCGCGGCCAACTCGGCGAACTTCTTCTGGTCGACGCTGCTCATCGAATAGAGCACCACGAACAGCGCGAACATCAGGGTGAGCATGTCCGCGTACGAAACCAACCAGCGTTCGTGGTTGACGTGTTCCTCGTGCTCCTCGTGCTTCGGCTTGCGCTTGCCGCCTCCGCCGCCGCCGCTGCTCATATGGTCAGGCCGCCTTCTTCGTCGACGAGGCGGCTTCGGCCTTCTTCATCTCGTCCGGCGGCAGCAGACTGCGGAGCTTCTGTGCGACCAGACGCGGGTTCGAGCCGGCCTGGATGGCCAGGACGCCGTCGATGACCAATTCCATCTCCTCCGCCTCGATGGCGCTCAGCCTGGTGAGACGTGCCGCCATGGGAAGCCACATGAGGTTGGCGCTCAGCACACCCCACAGGGTCGCGACGAACGCGGCGGCGATCGAGTGACCCAGCGTGTCGGGGTTGCTCAGGTTCTCCAGAACATGCACAAGACCCATGACCGTGCCGATGATGCCGATCGTCGGGCAGTAGCCGCCCATCGTCTCGAACATCTTCATGCTGGCCTTGTCGGCCTTCTTCTTGGCCGCGACCTCGGCATGCAGGATGTCGTGCAGCTCGTCCGGGTCGGTGCCGTCGATGGCGAGCTGGAGACCCCGTTTGAGGAACGGATGCTCGACCGTCTTGACCGCGTCCTCGAGCGCCAGCAGACCTTCCCGGCGGGCTCTCTCGGCCAGCTTGACGACGCTGTCGAGCAGCTCCGTGGGCGGGGTGACCTTCGCGGTGAGGGCCTTCTGGAGCGAGGCGCCGACTCCTTTGGCGTCCTTCATCACGCCACCGGCCATGGCGGCGCAGAAGCCGCCGCCGAACACGAGCAGCATCGAAGGCCACAGCAGGATGGAGGAGGCGTGTCCGCCTTCGAGGATCTGGACGATGAAGACGATCGCCATTCCGACGATGATCCCGATGATGGTAGCGAGGTCCATCAGCGTTCCTTCCGGTGCAACTGGAGCACCTTGGCGGCGGTGGTGGCGTCATCGGCAGACTCGGCACCGGCCGCGGGTTCGGTTTCCATGCGGCTCGCCTGGGCGATCAGCGAGGCGCGGTAGTGGCGTACCGAGTCGATGAACTCGGGTACGGATTCGGAGATGATGTACTTCGTGCCGTCCACCAGGGTCACGACCGTGTCGGGCGTGCAATCGACACGCTCGACGAGGTCTGGATTCAAGGCGAACACGGAACCGTTGATACGGGTTACGAGGATCACGACTTCCGTCCCTGGGGCATCTCGTCTGTTGGGGCCCTCCGTGGCCCTTCACCTACTTCTTCGGCCAGTTGCTGCCTGCTATTGAGATCGAGCGGGCCTCTATCCCGGTCCGAAAACCGGCAGATAGCCATAAAACGGCTTCGCCGGCAAGAAACCAGGGCAGCAAAGAAAATGGCCGGGCCAGGCACGGATGCCCGACCCGGCCACCGCCGAGTGCTGATTAACGCTTCATGCTGACGAGTTCCTGCAGGATCTCGTCCGATGTAGTGATGATCTTCGAGTTCGCTTGGAAGCCGCGCTGGGCGACGATCAGGCTGGTGAACTCCGCCGCGAGGTCGACGTTCGACATCTCCAGCGCGCCGGAGATGACCTGGCCCATGCCGGCGCTGCCGGGCTGGCCCACCTGGGCGTACCCGGAGTTCACCGACGTGCGGTACTGCGAGTTGCCCACCTTCTCCAGGCCCTGGACGTTCTTGAAGGTCGCCATGGCGACCTGGCCGAGGGTCTGCTTCAGGCCGTTGCTGTAGACGCCGACGATCTCGCCGGTGTCCGAGACGGTGTAGGAGAGCGACGTGAGAGCACCCGCCGTCTGGCCGTCGGTGTCGAAGACCCGGGCGTCGGTCAGGCCGGAGTACGACGTGACGTCGCTCAGGTCGACCTTGTAGGAACCGAGATCCATCGTGCCGTCGCTGCTGGTCAGCACGGCCTTGCCAGCGGAGAACTCCAGGTCGGTCGGACCGTCGATGGTCGAGCCGTCCTCACCGAGCAGGGTGACCGCCCAGGTCGAGGTGGGCGGCGTCGCGGTGGCCGCGTTCGCGGAACGGGAGAACTCGGCGGTCACGGTGTGCGTGGCGCCCTGGTCGTCGTACACCTTGACCGGGATCGTGGTCTTGTAATTGAGGCCCGAATTGTCGGGGTTGTTGGCGTCCGGGATGTCGTCGCTGCTCAGGTTGCCCTTGAGCGTGACAGTGCCGGTGGCCTTCGGCGGGATCGTGGCGCCGAGCGGCATCCGGATGTCACCGGGCTGCGACGACGCGTTGACCTTGCCGTCCACCGCGGTCCAGCCCTGCACCGGCTCACCGGTGGCGGTGACCAGCGTGCCGTTCGCGTCGAAGTTGAACGAGCCGGCCCGGGTGTAGAGCGTCTCGTTGCCGCTGCGGGTCACGAAGAAGCCGTCACCCTGGATCATCATGTCGCCGGACTTGCCGGTCGTCTGGGCCGAACCCTGGCTGAAGTTCTGCGTGATGCCGGCGACTCGGACACCGAGGCCGACCTGAGCGGCGTTGGTGCCGCCCTGGCCGTTCTGCGGAGAACCGGCGGCGCCCATCATCTGGCTCATCGTGTCCTGGAACTGCACCGAGGACGTCTTGTAACCGGCGGTGTTCACGTTCGCGATGTTGTTGCCGGTGACGTCGATCATCTTCTGGTGCGCGTTGAGGCCGCTGATGCCGGAGTAGAGAGAACGCAGCATAGGAACCGTCCTTTTGCTTTGACTGTGGTGAGGAGACGGAGTCAGGCGGTCGGCTGGGTGATTTCCGTGACCTTGGACAGCTGCACATCCGTGTTCCCGACCCGGAGCGTCGGTTCGCTGTCGCCGTTGAGCTTCGCCGCACTGATCACGCCGGTCTGCATGGCGCCGGTCTCGTCCATGTACGTGACCGACTTACCGACCAGCGAACTGGCGCCGATCATGCGCTGCGACTGGAGCATCGAGATCATGTCTTCCAGCTTCTCGACCTGCGTGAACTGGGCGGTCTGCGCCAGGAACGCGGCCGAGTCGGCAGGCTTCGTCGGGTCCTGATACTTCAGCTGGGCGACAAGGAGCTTCATGAAGGTGTCCTTGTCGGCGATCGACTTGCTCTTGCCCTCAGCCTGTTTCGCCGCGGAGGCGGCCTGGGCCGCTTTGACGGGATCGTTGCCGGTAGGCCCGGGGATCGGCGAGGTCATTGACTTCTCCTGTCCGTTGCAAGCTCAACCTAAGGTTCGGCGCGCCTCCGGATTTGCTTAGGCACAAAATTCGCGGGCCCGCCGATCGGCGGGCCCGCAACAGGAGATCTTCAATTTTCCGGCGCCTCAATCAGTGAGCCTTTTTCAACGTGGCGAGGGCCTCGCGTGCCGGCGCCGGACGACGGCCCGGCACCTTCAGGCCCGATGTCAGGTTGAAGATCGCTCAGGGAGCGAGCGACAGGCTGAGCTTGCCCTTTCCGTACCTGCTGACCTCGCACATGAGGTCGAGCCGGCGGCCCAGGGCGAGCAGGATCGCCCGGGCGTCGCCGGGCAGCTCCATGCCCGGGTAGATCACCTGATAGAGCTTGAGGTGCGGCTGTCCCTCGCGGTTGAGCAGGCTGGTGAAGACGTTGCAGAGCTCGAACACGTTCTCCGCGAGGTTGGGGAAGAGCTGCTTCTCGTCGATGCTGTCCTCGGCCGCACCGGCCGGCAGGAGACCGAGCGCGGCGCCGGCGTTCGCGGCCAGGCTCAGCTGCATGCCCATCACCGCGTAGATCTTCTGACCAGGGTCGGTGAAGATCGCGACCGTGGCGGTCTTGACCTCATCGGCGCTCAGCGGGTCGCCAGGACTCACGACCACCTCGCGGCCGAGCAGATCCTCGAACAGGTTACGGACGGCTAGAGAGCCGGGAAGTACCGAGACGTCTGACATGTCTTAATCATCCCAAAATAGGAGCGAAAACCTCATCGAATCGCTCAGCTGTGAAGGGTTTGACGATGAAGAATTCCGCGCCCGACGCTTCCGCGGCCGTCTTCATCTCCGG comes from the Actinoplanes sp. OR16 genome and includes:
- a CDS encoding flagellar motor protein MotB codes for the protein MSSGGGGGGKRKPKHEEHEEHVNHERWLVSYADMLTLMFALFVVLYSMSSVDQKKFAELAAGLSAGFGADSAAFSGQSAPLDGAANTAQVVQIDPGSNPGDGTSGTEGLNQKQKAAVEAAIKAEDRKSASANAEKAAKEAEDLKKIENRISDALSKEKLLGNAKFTIDSRGLIVTIVTNEVVFAGNRAELKSGGKKILNAIAPTLTKLPNKIEVDGHTNQLKAQTTFYPSGWELSSARASTVVRFFTEHDISKKRLTAVGFSDTKPLIDPSDPRSITQNRRVDVVVLTTLTADQAALLPSAAGSDSKLHTGQTTAQAKAEAAAESAGSTTHD
- the fliN gene encoding flagellar motor switch protein FliN, whose amino-acid sequence is MTAPTMTAPQLALARNAAEAALAVLPTSRALYAADPVVPDASTVIDGQAITARFTGAASGEVVVVVGQDLADALRESPLGELDLTAAVRPALEAAARVFGPVVLDPGQLMEPEVALSALAAKDGAVAVPLRDDQAVGAVVALALSQWPGDDPSGGLTPQQPRMAAVLGGRGGLDMLHDVEMEVSAELGRTRMSVRELLSLIPGAIVELDRAAGSPADLLVNGRLIARGEVVVVDENFGIRITEIVAPGAE
- the flgF gene encoding flagellar basal-body rod protein FlgF, coding for MLRSLYSGISGLNAHQKMIDVTGNNIANVNTAGYKTSSVQFQDTMSQMMGAAGSPQNGQGGTNAAQVGLGVRVAGITQNFSQGSAQTTGKSGDMMIQGDGFFVTRSGNETLYTRAGSFNFDANGTLVTATGEPVQGWTAVDGKVNASSQPGDIRMPLGATIPPKATGTVTLKGNLSSDDIPDANNPDNSGLNYKTTIPVKVYDDQGATHTVTAEFSRSANAATATPPTSTWAVTLLGEDGSTIDGPTDLEFSAGKAVLTSSDGTMDLGSYKVDLSDVTSYSGLTDARVFDTDGQTAGALTSLSYTVSDTGEIVGVYSNGLKQTLGQVAMATFKNVQGLEKVGNSQYRTSVNSGYAQVGQPGSAGMGQVISGALEMSNVDLAAEFTSLIVAQRGFQANSKIITTSDEILQELVSMKR
- a CDS encoding flagellar motor protein; protein product: MDLATIIGIIVGMAIVFIVQILEGGHASSILLWPSMLLVFGGGFCAAMAGGVMKDAKGVGASLQKALTAKVTPPTELLDSVVKLAERARREGLLALEDAVKTVEHPFLKRGLQLAIDGTDPDELHDILHAEVAAKKKADKASMKMFETMGGYCPTIGIIGTVMGLVHVLENLSNPDTLGHSIAAAFVATLWGVLSANLMWLPMAARLTRLSAIEAEEMELVIDGVLAIQAGSNPRLVAQKLRSLLPPDEMKKAEAASSTKKAA
- a CDS encoding flagellar FlbD family protein — its product is MILVTRINGSVFALNPDLVERVDCTPDTVVTLVDGTKYIISESVPEFIDSVRHYRASLIAQASRMETEPAAGAESADDATTAAKVLQLHRKER
- a CDS encoding flagellar hook assembly protein FlgD, with the protein product MTSPIPGPTGNDPVKAAQAASAAKQAEGKSKSIADKDTFMKLLVAQLKYQDPTKPADSAAFLAQTAQFTQVEKLEDMISMLQSQRMIGASSLVGKSVTYMDETGAMQTGVISAAKLNGDSEPTLRVGNTDVQLSKVTEITQPTA
- a CDS encoding flagellar motor switch protein FliM: MTKSSSAVSAARSPGKISRRGQGGGPAPYDFRRPIKLSREHVRTLQIAFETYARSCGTLLTTRLRAVSNCSLISIEQLNYDEYVAALANPTIIAVVTLDPLPGTVLLELAQSAVMTAIDHMLGGPGGTQPERPLTEVEMPLLRGLIERMLGELRYGFETLVDITPHLKEIEYNAQFLRAHAPGDAVVIASFEMKIGAEECISTLCLPFNTILPVLSRTETIVLSAAERQAKDRALRNLTAGLSAAPIDVAVRFQPIRMRTDDIVDLRPGDVVPLGHATSKPLEVTVNEIVFAHAVPGNQGARLACLVVPPPNESPSKESGPQ
- the fliP gene encoding flagellar type III secretion system pore protein FliP (The bacterial flagellar biogenesis protein FliP forms a type III secretion system (T3SS)-type pore required for flagellar assembly.): MMRRAILFLMAVAGLALVVLPAAAMAHRTDTAPVVGAERALLSPVPQALERPPAQGPVARAPAPQAPMPQAPATPTGPSINLNINGTNPDGSKPASSLVIVLGLTALSVAPALLLLCTSFTKVFMVLGITRNALGLTTMPPNQVLAGLALFLSLFIMGPTISSINEVGVQPYLKGDKTQSQAFNDGIEPLRDFMSSVTSDDELALLIRVSGEKKPANIDDVPLTTLVPAFILSELRAAFIIGFVIFIPFLIIDLVVSASLMSLGMMMLPPVTVALPFKLLLFVLVNGWGLIITALVGSY
- a CDS encoding flagellar basal body-associated FliL family protein, which codes for MAKDEKDAAAEEAPKKSKKMLIIIVAVALVVLVGGGAGAFFMLRGDSAEAEEEAPVKGIVTALENTLTLNLADGHYLKLGFAIQQTEEGGEEEVDINEALNIAIETYTGLEVAELSTEKGRDAVKAEFLEKLKKAYTTEEGVEQVMDVYFTSFVTQ
- a CDS encoding flagellar biosynthetic protein FliO, encoding MFQLLLQVGFTLLVVLLLMWGLARVIRRPMGLRGNDALSVLGSQQVGRGAAVAVVRVADRALILGITDTEVSLLAEHDLDAFITDPSEEHIPVDLDGSELPGRHPADGGRLHGSALSPRTWISAVDFLRERTARPERTARR
- the fliR gene encoding flagellar biosynthetic protein FliR; protein product: MNYEVATAEFLAIMLGTVRTGAWMMVCPPFNSRLIPGQVKALLSVGLTLPMAPYLREDVPSLDTQDLIFSAALQIFIGATLGFITAILFAAIQAAGDLLDLFGGLTLASAYDPMSFSQSSIFGRFYNLVAVTLLFASDGHQLILRGFLQSFRTMPLDAGFNMETSSQVLLKSVAEMFLAGVQIAGPLIAVLFLADVALGLLNRVAPALNAFQLGFPVKIFMVVTLSGLAITMLPNILNTLVDKAVSAVVQLGGG